ATCTGAAACACATTCAGTCGCACTCCCATAGGAGGGGATTATTAAAATGTTAAAATTTATATTTCGTAGAATTTTAGTCATGATCCCTCAGCTGCTGATATTAAGTGTACTTATTTTCTTGTTGGCAAAAGCGATGCCGGGAGATGCATTAACAGGAAGATTGGCAAGTAATCCAAAAATGGATGCCCAGACGATTCATGAATTGAAAGTGAAGTTGGGGATGTATGATCCTTTTTATATACAATACGGAAGATGGATAAAGGGGTTACTTCATGGGGATTTGGGTATGTCCATTATCCACCAAACCCCGGTAACACAATTGATTGCAGGAAAACTGGGAAACACGATTCTATTGGGCTTTGCCATTTTGGTTTTAAGCTATTTGATCGCGATTCCCTTGGGGATCATAGGCGGCCGATGGACGGATACATGGGCTGATAAATTGATTGTTGGTTACAATTATTTAACATATGCTACCCCTTTATTTATTTTTGCGTTACTCATGCTTTTTATTTTTGGATTTGTTCTCAACTGGTTTCCGACAAGCGGAAGTGTAGACATCCGTGTAGAGGATGGATCGTTGGCATATTACATGAGCAAGTTAAATCATCTCATTTTGCCTGCATTTTCGGGTGCCATTGTCAGTACAACCATTACCATTCAATACTTGCGCAATGAAATCATTGATACAAAGATAAAAGACTTTGTAAAAATGGCTCGAGCAAAAGGTGTCAGCGAATCAAAAGTATATACACGCCACATTTTTAGAAATTCTTTGCTGCCAATAGCTGCTTTTCTTGGATATGATATTGTCTCTTTAATTGGCGGTTCAGTCTTTTTAGAGTCGATCTATGGATACCCTGGGATTGGGCAGTTATTTGTTACCTCCATTTCACAACGTGATTACAGTGTTGTAACTGCACTCGTCATGATATCAGGTCTTGCTACATTAATTGGGACGCTGTTATCGGATCTCATTTTAAGTGCGGTTGATCCGCGGATCAGGATTGAGTAAGGGGGATCGTAATGAAAGCTGAAATCTCTAAACCAAAGCGGCAAAAAATCAAGAAAGCAAAAAAAAATGGGGCGTTCTCCATTTTGTGGCGGGAGATTGTGAAAGATAAACTGGCACTAGGATCGTTAATACTACTGGCATTCATTTTAATCATTGTATATGGAACGTCACTCCTGTTAAATCAGGATAAAATTGTAACTGTCGA
Above is a genomic segment from Neobacillus endophyticus containing:
- the opp4B gene encoding oligopeptide ABC transporter permease — encoded protein: MLKFIFRRILVMIPQLLILSVLIFLLAKAMPGDALTGRLASNPKMDAQTIHELKVKLGMYDPFYIQYGRWIKGLLHGDLGMSIIHQTPVTQLIAGKLGNTILLGFAILVLSYLIAIPLGIIGGRWTDTWADKLIVGYNYLTYATPLFIFALLMLFIFGFVLNWFPTSGSVDIRVEDGSLAYYMSKLNHLILPAFSGAIVSTTITIQYLRNEIIDTKIKDFVKMARAKGVSESKVYTRHIFRNSLLPIAAFLGYDIVSLIGGSVFLESIYGYPGIGQLFVTSISQRDYSVVTALVMISGLATLIGTLLSDLILSAVDPRIRIE